From Danaus plexippus chromosome 11, MEX_DaPlex, whole genome shotgun sequence, the proteins below share one genomic window:
- the LOC116765585 gene encoding proliferating cell nuclear antigen, whose protein sequence is MFEARLLRSSILKKVLEAIKDLLTQATFDCDDNGIQLQAMDNSHVSLVSLTLRADGFDKYRCDRNISMGMNLGSMSKILKCAGDKDTVTMKAQDNADTVTFVFESPNQEKVSDYEMKLMNLDLEHLGIPETEYSCTIRMPSGEFARICRDLSQFGESMVISCTKEGVKFSASGDIGSANIKLAQTASIDKEEEAVVIEMDEPVTLTFACQYLNYFTKATSLSPQVQLSMSADVPLVVEYRIPDIGHIRYYLAPKIEEDDS, encoded by the exons ATGTTCGAAGCACGACTTCTCCGTAGCTCTATCCTGAAGAAAGTACTGGAGGCAATCAAGGATCTCCTTACTCAGGCAACTTTTGACTGTGATGATAATGGTATACAGTTGCAG gCTATGGACAATTCACATGTGTCTCTTGTATCACTCACCCTGAGAGCCGATGGATTTGATAAATACAGATGTGACAGAAACATCTCAATGGGAATGAATCTCGGcag TATGTCTAAGATCCTAAAATGTGCTGGTGACAAGGACACTGTAACAATGAAAGCGCAAGATAATGCCGACACAGTCACCTTTGTGTTTGAGAGCCCTAACCAGGAAAAGGTTTCCGATTACGAAATGAAGCTCATGAATTTGGATTTAGAACATTTGg GCATCCCAGAGACAGAATACAGTTGCACAATTCGAATGCCAAGCGGTGAATTCGCAAGGATTTGTCGTGATCTATCACAGTTCGGCGAATCTATGGTGATATCTTGTACTAAGGAAG GAGTAAAGTTTTCAGCAAGTGGTGACATCGGGTCGGCAAATATAAAGCTGGCTCAAACAGCATCTATTGATAAGGAAGAAGAAGCCGTTGTTATTGAGATGGATGAACCAGTCACACTCACCTTCGCCTGTCAGTATCTTAACTACTTCACTAAAGCCACTTCATTGAGTCCTCAG GTACAGTTGTCGATGTCAGCGGATGTCCCCCTGGTGGTGGAGTACCGCATCCCGGACATAGGTCACATACGTTACTACCTCGCACCCAAGATAGAAGAAGACGACAGCTAG
- the LOC116765952 gene encoding NAD(P)H-hydrate epimerase codes for MIIQRLIGSALVLRIANLFGTGVMACNNATKCGNINYLSQENAAALDQDLFTEYKFSVDQLMELAGLSVATAVAKVYPSSTYKSALVVCGPGNNGGDGLVAARHMTLFGYKVAIYYPKRTPKPLYENLLLQCEKFGVTVLQSLPPKEDVKNEYKVLVDALFGFSFKPPVREALKPALDVLIDSGLPVCSVDIPSGWDVEKGPQSENSLQPNLLISLSAPKLCAKPEILSKLNCKHYLGGRFLPPGIIDKYNLTLPPYPGQDQVVEI; via the exons ATGATTATTCAAAGACTTATTGGAAGCGCTTTAGTG TTACGTATAGCAAATCTATTCGGTACCGGCGTTATGGCTTGTAATAATGCTACCAAATGTggcaatattaattatttatcccAAGAAAATGCTGCAGCGCTTGACCAGGATTtatttacagaatataaatttagtgtTGATCAATTGATGGAACTTGCCGGGTTGAGTGTAGCTACTGCTGTCGCAAAAGTATATCCGTCATCAAC gtATAAATCAGCTCTAGTTGTATGTGGTCCTGGTAACAATGGGGGTGATGGCCTAGTGGCAGCACGACACATGACTTTATTTGGATATAAAGTAGCAATATACTACCCCAAGCGCACACCGAAGCCCTTGTATGAAAACCTTCTGTTACAATGTGAAAAATTTGGTGTAACTGTCCTACAATCGTTACCGCCTAAGGAAGATGTGAAGAATGAATACAAAGTGCTTGTAGATGCACTCTTTGGTTTTAGTTTTAAGCCTCCCGTGAGAGAAGCATTGAAACCAGCTCTGGATGTTTTGATTGATTCAGGGTTGCCAGTATGcag TGTGGACATACCCAGTGGTTGGGATGTTGAAAAAGGACCACAGTCTGAAAATTCTCTTCAGCCGAACCTTCTGATCTCATTATCAGCTCCGAAACTCTGTGCTAAACctgaaatattaagtaaacttAATTGCAAACATTATTTGGGTGGTCGGTTTTTGCCTCCTGGTATCATAGAcaagtataatttaacattaccaCCATATCCAGGCCAAGATCAAGTTgttgaaatataa
- the LOC116765561 gene encoding transmembrane protein 115, translating into MAALRVFSRNVPYLRQQFSALLGNTSPSVKFICVVVIIGYILSYSDDVVDVLSVTPGYLLPPSFQLWSTFTFWFLEIHLWEVIIDIVTVGLCGKLIEPLWGQMEMMKFFFFTNTGVAFLTTFYYLVIFSWTQDTALLFDIHVHGLAGYLAGVSVAVKQIMPDHLLIKTPLGKLTNRSLPLLILIAAIILWAVDALEGTYPCMWGSGTLLSWIYLRFWQRHSSGTRGDMADNFSFDNFFPTVMQPVMRGILNPIHRCLVRVGVCNASPRRVQLALSPRGLTISMPGVEPQDMERRRQIALKALSERLSKTSEQTRQKNLSMKVNMEAVRKSQTPQVIPSFPSEPPLPPTSPPETTLIDITTDTPTTKTS; encoded by the exons ATGGCTGCTCTCAGAGTGTTTAGTCGTAATGTACCATATTTACGACAACAATTTTCAGCGTTATTAGGAAACACATCGCCTTCCGTAAAGTTTATTTGTGTAGTTGTTATCattggttatattttatcatattctGATGACGTTGTGGACGTTCTTAGTGTTACTCCAGGATATTTATTGCCACCTTCATTTCAATTGTGGTCCACTTTCACGTTCTGGTTTCTTGAGATACATTTGTGGGAGGTGATTATTGACATAGTGACTGTTGGATTGTGTGGGAAATTAATAGAGCCATTATGGGGTCAGATGGAGATgatgaagttttttttcttcacgAACACAGGCGTTGCATTCTTAACAACATTCTATTATCTTGTGATATTTTCTTGGACTCAAGACACCGCACTTCTGTTCGATATTCATGTGCACGGCCTCGCCGGTTATTTGGCGGGTGTGAGTGTAGCCGTGAAACAGATTATGCCAGATCATCTCCTTATTAAAACACCATTGG GTAAATTAACGAATAGGTCACTGCCGCTATTGATTCTCATAGCGGCAATAATTCTATGGGCCGTTGATGCTCTAGAGGGAACATATCCTTGTATGTGGGGAAGTGGCACCCTCCTGTCATGGATTTATCTTAGATTTTGGCAACGGCACAGCAGCGGCACTCGGGGAGATATGGCCGATAATTTCAGCTTCGATAA TTTCTTCCCAACGGTTATGCAACCCGTGATGCGAGGTATACTGAATCCGATCCATCGTTGTCTGGTGCGTGTTGGAGTGTGTAACGCGTCGCCGCGACGAGTTCAGCTAGCCTTGAGTCCCCGAGGCCTGACAATATCTATGCCGGGAGTCGAACCGCAAGATATGGAACGGAGGAG GCAAATAGCGCTTAAAGCTTTAAGCGAGAGACTATCCAAAACTTCGGAGCAGACACGACAGAAGAATCTATCTATGAAAGTCAACATGGAGGCCGTCAGGAAGTCGCAGACGCCGCAAGTGATCCCTTCGTTCCCAAGTGAGCCTCCCCTACCACCGACCTCTCCACCAGAAACTACCCTCATCGACATCACAACCGACACCCCTACTACTAAAACATCATGA
- the LOC116765562 gene encoding E3 ubiquitin-protein ligase Hakai produces the protein MNGEKRNARGRGRGRGRGRGRGRGRGRGKKVPKVMSSDEEECSVEETSQEQDEPPPEETKEEPEQPAEPVKLEVPSDISQLEAPVFTTLQRGPPEPMLRLDWSHRATLIGEKVLNPMIYCCDTCSKPILIYGRMIPCKHVFCLTCARADNTHCPRCREKVLRVEQTGLGTVFMCTHSGTRYGNTGCRRTYLSQRDLQAHINHRHVGDKNDPEPSPHPALAVVKPLPAVVGGGSSADPRHPQHAHERRPRTNLITVPIHEDSHSYYNYYQSQPVPPPAMPTVGSVGNVGPPVSNVGVGLGGVMSVPPPYYAAPYAPQTAPPATYVGGAPMTTNVAGVSPMPAMSTDNRWPEGYPPVQWPNTHHYYR, from the exons atgaacgGAGAGAAGAGAAATGCTCGTGGAAGAGGACGCGGTCGTGGTCGCGGACGAGGAAGAGGCAGAGGCCGCGGAAGAGGGAAAAAAGTTCCCAAAGTTATGTCGTCAGATGAAGAAGAATGTTCCGTAGAAGAAACCAGTCAAGAACAAGATGAACCTCCGCCGGAAGAAACTAAAGAAGAACCAGAACAACCAGCAGAACCTGTTAAat TGGAGGTACCTTCTGATATATCTCAATTAGAAGCTCCAGTATTCACAACACTTCAGAGAGGTCCCCCAGAACCGATGCTGCGGTTGGATTGGAGCCACCGAGCCACACTTATAGGGGAAAAAGTTCTTAATCCCATGATATATTGCTGTGATACTTGCTCAAAACCTATACTAATCTATGGAAGAATG ATACCTTGTAAACATGTGTTCTGCCTGACCTGTGCAAGAGCTGATAACACACATTGTCCCAGATGCCGAGAGAAG GTGTTAAGAGTGGAACAGACCGGATTGGGTACAGTATTCATGTGCACACATTCAGGCACAAGATACGGTAACACAGGCTGCAGAAGAACTTATCTGTCTCAG CGTGATCTCCAAGCACACATCAATCACCGTCATGTCGGTGACAAGAACGACCCAGAACCTTCACCGCATCCTGCGCTTGCTGTGGTTAAGCCACTTCCG GCGGTGGTGGGGGGCGGGAGCAGCGCTGACCCTCGCCACCCTCAACACGCTCATGAACGGCGACCACGCACCAACCTCATCACTGTACCGATACACGAGGACTCCCACTCATACTACAACTACTACCAG TCACAGCCGGTTCCTCCGCCCGCTATGCCCACGGTGGGCAGTGTGGGAAACGTCGGTCCTCCCGTGAGCAACGTAGGTGTCGGTCTGGGGGGCGTCATGTCCGTGCCGCCGCCCTACTACGCCGCGCCCTACGCACCACAAACTGCGCCGCCGGCTACATACGTTGGAG GAGCGCCGATGACAACCAACGTGGCGGGCGTGTCGCCAATGCCGGCGATGTCCACGGACAATCGCTGGCCGGAAGGATATCCGCCAGTGCAGTGGCCCAACACCCACCATTATTACAGGTAG